A genomic window from Bubalus bubalis isolate 160015118507 breed Murrah chromosome 13, NDDB_SH_1, whole genome shotgun sequence includes:
- the LOC102402510 gene encoding G-protein coupled receptor 183-A-like, translating into MASSTADPSSLVHHTNSCLPHHPPRVASVMLSLFYTALLIFAVLGNILALHLAYQKDKKINSTGVFLVHLSVSDLLFALTLPGKITYFLLDFNWPFGEGLCRLTAFIFFVNTYSGIYLMTCVSVDRYLAVVRAHQCVRLREPGRAQLICAAVWILATLQTAPLLGFTMTMRVAGRLTCMEYDSVQRVFTLPVMVLVTSALSFCGPVAVILFCYVKITVKLCRTARDNPLTSQRGHHRRACLLTLVVLVAVVVCFIPYHLHVIQFMVTKMLRQPTCPEQRVFKLCLQLTVCLMNLNCSIDPVVYFFASSRYRKWLRHFLKLKASPSSTSSRQGKASSETQSINQTGGSSPLEENEV; encoded by the coding sequence ATGGCTTCAAGCACGGCTGACCCAAGCAGCCTCGTCCACCACACCAACTCCTGCCTTCCCCACCACCCGCCCCGGGTGGCCAGTGTGATGCTGTCTCTGTTCTACACGGCCCTCTTGATCTTTGCCGTCCTGGGAAACATCCTGGCCCTTCACCTGGCCTATCAAAAGGACAAGAAGATCAACTCGACAGGTGTCTTCCTGGTCCACCTGTCAGTGTCCGACCTCCTGTTCGCTCTGACCCTGCCTGGAAAGATCACCTACTTCTTGCTGGACTTCAACTGGCCTTTCGGGGAGGGGCTCTGCAGGCTGACGGCCTTCATCTTCTTTGTGAACACCTACTCAGGCATCTACCTGATGACGTGCGTGAGCGTGGACCGCTATTTGGCCGTGGTCCGCGCCCACCAATGTGTCCGGCTGCGTGAGCCCGGGCGGGCCCAGCTCATCTGTGCGGCCGTGTGGATCCTGGCGACGCTGCAGACGGCGCCCCTGCTCGGGTTCACCATGACCATGCGCGTGGCTGGCAGGCTGACATGCATGGAGTACGACAGCGTCCAGCGGGTGTTCACGCTGCCCGTCATGGTCCTGGTGACCTCCGCTCTGAGCTTCTGCGGGCCGGTGGCCGTCATCCTCTTCTGCTACGTGAAGATCACCGTCAAGCTGTGCAGGACGGCCCGGGACAACCCGCTGACGAGCCAGAGGGGCCACCACCGCAGAGCCTGCCTGCTCACGCTGGTGGTGCTGGTGGCCGTGGTCGTGTGCTTCATCCCCTACCACCTCCACGTCATCCAGTTCATGGTGACGAAGATGCTCCGCCAGCCCACCTGCCCCGAGCAGAGGGTCTTCAAACTGTGCCTGCAGCTCACCGTCTGCCTCATGAACTTGAACTGCAGCATCGACCCCGTCGTTTACTTCTTCGCGTCCTCGCGTTACAGGAAATGGCTCCGCCACTTTCTGAAACTCAAAGCATCACCATCCTCTACCTCCTCCCGGCAGGGAAAAGCTTCCTCAGAAACACAAAGTATCAACCAGACAGGAGGCTCCTCGCCCTTGGAGGAGAATGAAGTCTAA